The DNA segment GGACTGCCAGGCGCCCAACGCCCTTCGACCCGGTCAGGGGCCGATGGAGTTCTCGAGATAATCGGTCTTCGAGTTTGTGAGTAGTCCCGATGCGAAGCCAAAACTGGCGAAATTCATCGAACGACATTCCATGGCCGTCGTCGGCAATCTCGATACTGTCTTCGCCAAATGTTACGATGCAAGTGAATGCATCTGCGTCGTATGAATTCTTGATGAGTTCCGCGAGGGCGATGTGTGGTTGCCCTATCAAGCGCTCGCCCAACTCCTGTAAAAGGGCGGCGTCAACTGTAAAGTTGAGCTTCTGCAACGCAGACTTCCGTTCTAATTCCGATGTGACTAACCAGTCGAACCATATTGACCAATGATGAACAAATCGCGAGCCCCCGGCGCCGTCGATCCAAAGAGGTCTGCGCTAATGGCGCGGGTCCGACAGAAAGACACCACTCCAGAAATGATCGTTCGGCGCGTAGCCCACGGACTTGGTTATCGGTTTCGTCTGCACCGTACAAGCCTACCTGGGAGTCCTGATCTAGTGTTTCCATCTCGAAGGGTCGCGGTTTTCGTTCATGGATGTTTCTGGCATCGGCATGAAGGATGTCCAAAATCAACCGTCCCCAAGACACGCCAAGAATACTGGCTATCGAAATTCAAGGATAATGTTACGCGTGATGAGAGAGCCGTAGCCGAGTTGGAACTGCGAGGATGGTTGGTAATAGTGATCTGGGAATGCGAGACAACCAGTCCGGAAAAGGTCGCCGGACGGTTGAAGGCTTTCCTTGAAGGAATTGTACCAAGCCGAT comes from the Rhodoligotrophos defluvii genome and includes:
- a CDS encoding very short patch repair endonuclease, whose product is MNKSRAPGAVDPKRSALMARVRQKDTTPEMIVRRVAHGLGYRFRLHRTSLPGSPDLVFPSRRVAVFVHGCFWHRHEGCPKSTVPKTRQEYWLSKFKDNVTRDERAVAELELRGWLVIVIWECETTSPEKVAGRLKAFLEGIVPSRSEV